From a single Kitasatospora azatica KCTC 9699 genomic region:
- a CDS encoding L-serine ammonia-lyase translates to MAISVFDLFSIGIGPSSSHTVGPMRAARMFARRLRSEGLLDQVASVKAELFGSLGATGHGHGTPKAVLLGLEGNSPRTVDVAKADLDVERIKESKQLSLLGTHRIGFDPDLQLVLHRRRSLPYHANGMTLVAHDAAGTPLLEKTYYSVGGGFVVDEDAIGADRVVPDDTQLRYPFRTGEELLRHTRETGLSISGLMLENEKAWRTEEEIRAGLLEIWAVMKECVSAGMTREGILPGGLKVRRRAASGARALRAEGIGPANAMEWVTLYAMAVNEENASGQRVVTAPTNGAAGIIPAVLHYFQNFIPGADEDGIVRFLLAAGAIGMLFKENASISGAEVGCQGEVGSACSMAAGGLAEVLGGSPEQVENAAEIGIEHNLGLTCDPVGGLVQIPCIERNGMASVKAVTAARMALRGDGRHHVSLDKAIKTMKETGADMKVKYKETSRGGLAVNVIEC, encoded by the coding sequence GTGGCCATCAGCGTCTTCGACCTCTTCTCCATCGGCATCGGCCCCTCCAGTTCGCACACCGTCGGCCCGATGCGGGCCGCCCGGATGTTCGCCCGCCGACTGCGCTCGGAGGGGCTGCTCGACCAGGTCGCTTCCGTCAAGGCCGAGCTGTTCGGCTCGCTCGGGGCGACCGGGCACGGCCACGGCACCCCCAAGGCGGTGCTGCTCGGACTGGAGGGCAACTCGCCGCGCACGGTGGACGTCGCCAAGGCCGACCTGGACGTCGAGCGGATCAAGGAGAGCAAGCAGCTCTCGCTGCTCGGCACCCACCGGATCGGCTTCGACCCCGACCTGCAGCTGGTGCTGCACCGCCGCCGCTCGCTGCCGTACCACGCCAACGGGATGACCCTGGTCGCCCACGACGCGGCCGGCACCCCGCTGCTGGAGAAGACCTACTACTCGGTCGGCGGCGGCTTCGTGGTCGACGAGGACGCGATCGGCGCGGACCGGGTGGTCCCCGACGACACCCAGCTGCGCTACCCCTTCCGCACCGGCGAGGAACTGCTGCGCCACACCCGGGAGACCGGCCTGTCGATCTCCGGCCTGATGCTGGAGAACGAGAAGGCCTGGCGCACCGAGGAGGAGATCCGGGCCGGCCTGCTGGAGATCTGGGCCGTGATGAAGGAGTGCGTCAGCGCCGGCATGACCCGCGAGGGCATCCTGCCGGGCGGCCTGAAGGTCCGCCGCCGGGCCGCCTCCGGTGCCCGCGCGCTGCGCGCCGAGGGCATAGGGCCGGCCAACGCCATGGAGTGGGTGACCCTGTACGCGATGGCCGTCAACGAGGAGAACGCCTCCGGCCAGCGCGTGGTCACCGCCCCGACCAACGGCGCGGCCGGCATCATCCCGGCCGTCCTGCACTACTTCCAGAACTTCATCCCCGGCGCCGACGAGGACGGCATCGTCCGCTTCCTGCTCGCGGCCGGCGCGATCGGCATGCTCTTCAAGGAGAACGCCTCCATCTCCGGCGCCGAGGTCGGCTGCCAGGGCGAGGTCGGCTCCGCCTGCTCGATGGCCGCCGGCGGCCTGGCCGAGGTCCTCGGCGGGTCCCCCGAACAGGTCGAGAACGCCGCCGAGATCGGCATCGAGCACAACCTCGGCCTCACCTGCGACCCGGTCGGCGGCCTGGTCCAGATCCCCTGCATCGAACGCAACGGCATGGCCTCCGTCAAGGCCGTCACCGCCGCCCGGATGGCCCTGCGCGGCGACGGCCGCCACCACGTCTCCCTCGACAAGGCGATCAAGACCATGAAGGAGACCGGCGCCGACATGAAGGTCAAGTACAAGGAGACCAGCCGCGGCGGCCTCGCCGTCAACGTCATCGAGTGCTGA
- a CDS encoding L,D-transpeptidase — protein MEPVQAAKAARGSRTIRIGARRAAVALLTGGVLVLAAACGPDDSSKAGGSSDASAGSGGSAASPAAPASPKLSAAVVSVDPKDGSQDVPPSGAVKVSVANGKLTQVAVADKDGNPVQGTLAADGSSWTPSGTLAVGMLYKVNAQAVDATGLQSALDSTFTTLTPAKTVSSNDNISTGASYGVGMIVSVNFNKDIVKKDDVVKGITFEASDGTQVKGHWFSSRRLDFRPQQYWKPLTKVTIHYKLKSVEVAPGVYGGSDRDESFTIGRSQVSTADAATHEMTVTRDGKAVQTIPITAGNDDNPSWNGTMVIEGKEKVTRMNSATVSNIVGSEYDVPDVPHAMRLTDTGTYVHGNYWSNAFGSSNASHGCISMQDTNTKGGDDSSTAGKFFNSSMIGDVVIIKNSKGKTVSGSNGLSGWTVPWTTW, from the coding sequence GTGGAGCCGGTTCAGGCGGCGAAGGCCGCGAGAGGCAGCAGGACGATCCGGATCGGGGCCCGTCGCGCCGCCGTCGCGCTCTTGACGGGCGGTGTGCTGGTGCTGGCCGCCGCCTGCGGGCCGGACGACAGCTCCAAGGCCGGCGGATCCAGCGACGCCTCGGCCGGCAGCGGGGGCTCCGCCGCCTCACCGGCCGCTCCGGCCTCGCCGAAGCTCTCGGCGGCCGTGGTCAGCGTCGACCCCAAGGACGGCTCGCAGGACGTGCCGCCCAGCGGCGCGGTCAAGGTCTCGGTGGCCAACGGCAAGCTGACCCAGGTCGCGGTGGCCGACAAGGACGGCAACCCGGTGCAGGGCACGCTGGCGGCGGACGGCTCCTCCTGGACGCCGTCCGGCACCCTGGCGGTCGGCATGCTCTACAAGGTGAACGCCCAGGCGGTGGACGCGACCGGGCTGCAGTCCGCGCTGGACAGCACCTTCACCACGCTGACCCCGGCGAAGACGGTCTCCTCCAACGACAACATCTCGACCGGCGCCAGCTATGGGGTCGGGATGATCGTCTCGGTGAACTTCAACAAGGACATCGTCAAGAAGGACGACGTCGTCAAGGGCATCACCTTCGAGGCCTCCGACGGCACCCAGGTGAAGGGCCACTGGTTCAGCAGCCGCCGGCTGGACTTCCGTCCGCAGCAGTACTGGAAGCCGCTCACCAAGGTGACCATCCACTACAAGCTGAAGAGCGTCGAGGTGGCGCCGGGCGTCTACGGCGGCTCGGACCGCGACGAGTCCTTCACCATCGGCCGCTCGCAGGTCTCCACCGCGGACGCCGCCACCCACGAGATGACGGTCACCCGCGACGGCAAGGCCGTGCAGACGATACCGATCACCGCCGGCAACGACGACAACCCGTCCTGGAACGGGACCATGGTGATCGAGGGCAAGGAGAAGGTGACCCGGATGAACTCCGCCACCGTCTCCAACATCGTCGGCTCCGAGTACGACGTGCCGGACGTGCCGCACGCGATGCGGCTGACCGACACCGGCACCTACGTGCACGGCAACTACTGGAGCAACGCCTTCGGCAGCTCCAACGCCAGCCACGGCTGCATCAGCATGCAGGACACCAACACCAAGGGCGGCGACGACAGTTCGACGGCCGGCAAGTTCTTCAACTCCTCGATGATCGGCGACGTGGTGATCATCAAGAACTCCAAGGGCAAGACGGTCAGCGGCAGCAACGGGCTGAGCGGCTGGACCGTGCCGTGGACCACCTGGTGA
- the glgX gene encoding glycogen debranching protein GlgX produces MTARQELERGRPGPAAATLPQPPAGGAPEPPTGPWPGSWQPLGARYRHGADGSHGTNFALWAPGAEAVELCLFDEDGEETRHPLAEQTFQTWHGYLPGVGPGTRYGYRVHGRWDPWTGARWNPAKLLLDPYARAVDGAFTGDAACCGAVRDWPEAEVADTVRDNRDSAPFTARGVVVHDDDDWSDDRRPKTPWAETVLYELHVRGFTMRHPGVPPELRGTYAGLAHPAAVEHLVGLGVTAVELLPVHQFASEDFLAGRGLTNYWGYNSIGWFAPHGGYCASGTRGQQVGEFKRMVRALHAAGIEVILDVVYNHTAEGGPLGPTLSLRGIDNAGYYRLGRNPRGYQDFTGCGNTLDTRQPQTVRLITDSLRYWAAEMGVDGFRFDLAAALARGSDGVDMHHPLLAAISQDPFLSRVKLIAEPWDVGHGGYQVGHFPPLWAEWNDKYRDTVRDFWRGARPDVGELGYRLSGSSDLYQRGGRRPYASVNYVTAHDGFTLRDLVSYNAKHNLANGEENRDGTNDNRAWNCGAEGPTDDPAVRDLRHRQLRNLLATLLLSTGVPMLTAGDEFGRTQDGNNNAYCQDNETSWVDWSLLDQPEWRELHELTARLIRLRRAHPVLRQRAFFSGRAAVPGGLPDLTWYTARGTEMAEADWYAPTAVLGMLLSGDAMSERDQHGRPLTDDSFLLLLNASERPVDFTMPPGGPFELLLDTAGRTDGALMARSLRLLRQVRKTR; encoded by the coding sequence ATGACGGCACGGCAGGAACTGGAGCGCGGCCGGCCCGGCCCCGCGGCCGCGACCCTCCCCCAGCCTCCGGCCGGGGGTGCCCCCGAACCGCCGACCGGCCCTTGGCCCGGCAGCTGGCAGCCGCTCGGCGCCCGCTACCGGCACGGCGCCGACGGCAGCCACGGCACCAACTTCGCGCTCTGGGCGCCCGGCGCCGAGGCCGTGGAGCTCTGCCTCTTCGACGAGGACGGCGAGGAGACCCGGCACCCGCTGGCCGAGCAGACCTTCCAGACCTGGCACGGCTACCTGCCGGGGGTCGGCCCCGGCACCCGCTACGGCTACCGGGTGCACGGCCGCTGGGACCCGTGGACCGGCGCCCGGTGGAATCCGGCCAAGCTGCTGCTCGACCCGTACGCGCGGGCCGTGGACGGCGCCTTCACCGGCGACGCCGCCTGCTGCGGCGCGGTGCGCGACTGGCCCGAGGCCGAGGTGGCCGACACCGTCCGGGACAACCGCGACTCGGCGCCGTTCACCGCCCGCGGCGTGGTGGTGCACGACGACGACGACTGGTCCGACGACCGCAGGCCCAAGACGCCCTGGGCCGAGACCGTCCTCTACGAGCTGCACGTGCGCGGCTTCACCATGCGCCACCCCGGCGTGCCGCCCGAGCTGCGCGGCACCTACGCCGGCCTGGCGCACCCGGCCGCCGTGGAGCACCTGGTCGGCCTCGGGGTGACCGCCGTCGAGCTGCTGCCGGTCCACCAGTTCGCCAGCGAGGACTTCCTGGCCGGGCGCGGCCTGACCAACTACTGGGGCTACAACTCGATCGGCTGGTTCGCCCCGCACGGCGGCTACTGCGCCTCCGGCACCCGCGGCCAGCAGGTCGGCGAGTTCAAGCGGATGGTCCGGGCGCTGCACGCCGCCGGGATCGAGGTGATCCTCGACGTGGTCTACAACCACACCGCCGAGGGCGGCCCGCTCGGCCCGACCCTCTCGCTGCGCGGCATCGACAACGCCGGCTACTACCGGCTGGGCCGCAACCCGCGCGGCTACCAGGACTTCACCGGCTGCGGCAACACCCTGGACACCCGGCAGCCGCAGACCGTCCGACTGATCACCGACTCGCTGCGCTACTGGGCCGCCGAGATGGGCGTGGACGGCTTCCGCTTCGACCTGGCCGCCGCGCTGGCCCGCGGCAGCGACGGGGTCGACATGCACCACCCGCTGCTCGCGGCGATCTCCCAGGACCCCTTCCTCAGCCGGGTCAAGCTGATCGCCGAACCCTGGGACGTCGGCCACGGCGGCTACCAGGTGGGCCACTTCCCGCCACTGTGGGCCGAGTGGAACGACAAGTACCGCGACACGGTGCGCGACTTCTGGCGCGGCGCCCGCCCGGACGTCGGCGAGCTCGGCTACCGGCTCTCCGGCTCCTCCGACCTCTACCAGCGCGGCGGCCGGCGCCCGTACGCCTCGGTCAACTACGTCACCGCGCACGACGGCTTCACCCTGCGCGACCTGGTCTCGTACAACGCCAAGCACAACCTGGCCAACGGCGAGGAGAACCGGGACGGCACGAACGACAACCGGGCCTGGAACTGCGGCGCCGAGGGCCCCACCGACGACCCGGCCGTGCGAGACCTGAGGCACCGTCAACTGCGCAACCTGCTGGCCACCCTGCTGCTCTCCACCGGCGTGCCGATGCTCACCGCCGGCGACGAGTTCGGCCGCACCCAGGACGGCAACAACAACGCCTACTGCCAGGACAACGAGACCAGCTGGGTGGACTGGTCGCTGCTGGACCAGCCCGAGTGGCGCGAGCTGCACGAGCTGACGGCCCGGCTGATCCGGCTGCGCCGGGCCCACCCGGTGCTGCGCCAGCGGGCCTTCTTCTCCGGCCGCGCGGCCGTGCCCGGCGGGCTGCCCGACCTGACCTGGTACACCGCGCGCGGCACCGAGATGGCCGAGGCCGACTGGTACGCGCCGACCGCCGTGCTCGGCATGCTGCTCAGCGGCGACGCGATGTCCGAGCGCGACCAGCACGGCCGCCCGCTGACCGACGACAGCTTCCTGCTGCTGCTCAACGCCTCCGAGCGGCCGGTCGACTTCACCATGCCGCCCGGCGGCCCCTTCGAGCTGCTGCTCGACACCGCCGGGCGGACCGACGGAGCGCTCATGGCGCGTTCGCTACGGCTACTTCGTCAGGTGCGAAAAACCAGATGA
- a CDS encoding ATP-binding protein: MAGWGEVDQSSHLGRGLAADGPSGEGRSALAALERLSPWELERVVLPRLRDPAGTEEVRLPSRGESGPLARRLVLSVLRTWGLNNLLEVGELLTAELVANAVRHTGGRTIGLKLLRRPGWLRIEVRDSSRSLPCLIVAEPGAEYGNGLVVVNTLADRWGADLLPRGKGVWFELKVRERVA, from the coding sequence ATGGCGGGATGGGGCGAAGTTGATCAGTCATCACATCTCGGGCGCGGCCTGGCCGCTGACGGTCCCTCAGGGGAGGGGCGGTCGGCCCTGGCCGCCCTGGAACGACTCTCCCCGTGGGAGCTGGAGCGGGTCGTGCTGCCCCGGCTGCGGGACCCCGCGGGCACCGAGGAGGTCCGCCTGCCCTCGCGCGGCGAGTCGGGCCCACTGGCCCGCCGACTGGTGCTCTCGGTGCTCCGCACCTGGGGCCTGAACAACCTGCTCGAAGTCGGCGAGTTACTCACCGCCGAGCTGGTGGCCAACGCCGTGCGCCACACCGGCGGCCGCACCATCGGCCTCAAGCTGCTGCGCCGCCCCGGCTGGCTGCGGATCGAGGTGCGCGACTCCTCCCGCTCGCTGCCCTGCCTGATCGTGGCCGAGCCCGGCGCCGAGTACGGCAACGGCCTGGTCGTGGTCAACACCCTCGCCGACCGCTGGGGCGCCGACCTGCTGCCCCGCGGCAAGGGCGTCTGGTTCGAGCTGAAGGTCCGCGAACGAGTCGCCTGA
- a CDS encoding L,D-transpeptidase, with amino-acid sequence MRSIRVGAALAVGTTLLLATACGGGGTPNASGSATPGATAGSGGSGSAAPPSSAAPKTSAAVVDIEPKDGTQDAAPNALKVGVTSGKLTQVAVTDKSGAAVPGSIAPDGLSWVPANGLSVASSYQVNAQATDANGVSTTATSSFSTLTPSQTSRSSDNVVTGSTYGVGMIVSFDFHMQIQNTKAVEKAITFETPDNTQVKGHWMGNGRLDLRPENFWKSGTTVKVHIRLKSVEVAPGVYGGSDRDESFTIGDSRISTVDAAAHTMTVQKNGQTVETIPISSGSSEHPTYNGTMVIEAREDTAHMTSASVPGLKPGEYDLQVPHSLRLTDTGTYVHGNNWSSHDTFGSENVSHGCVGLEDAPGDAGGTDTPAAKFYATAQVGDVVKVVNSKGATVAADNGLSGWNMPWSTW; translated from the coding sequence ATGCGCTCGATACGCGTGGGGGCGGCTTTGGCGGTCGGGACCACCCTGCTGCTGGCGACGGCGTGCGGTGGCGGCGGCACGCCGAACGCGAGCGGATCGGCCACACCGGGCGCGACGGCCGGCAGCGGGGGCAGCGGCTCGGCCGCACCGCCCAGCTCGGCCGCACCGAAGACCTCGGCGGCCGTGGTGGACATCGAGCCCAAGGACGGCACCCAGGACGCCGCGCCGAACGCCCTCAAGGTGGGGGTGACCAGCGGCAAGCTGACCCAGGTCGCGGTCACCGACAAGAGCGGCGCGGCCGTGCCGGGCAGCATCGCCCCGGACGGGCTGAGCTGGGTCCCGGCGAACGGCCTCTCGGTGGCCAGCTCCTACCAGGTCAACGCCCAGGCCACCGACGCCAACGGGGTCTCCACCACCGCCACCAGCAGCTTCAGCACGCTGACCCCCAGCCAGACCTCGCGCAGCTCGGACAACGTGGTGACCGGCTCCACCTACGGGGTCGGCATGATCGTCTCGTTCGACTTCCACATGCAGATCCAGAACACCAAGGCCGTCGAGAAGGCGATCACCTTCGAGACCCCCGACAACACCCAGGTCAAGGGCCACTGGATGGGCAACGGGCGGCTCGACCTGCGCCCGGAGAACTTCTGGAAGTCCGGCACCACGGTCAAGGTGCACATCCGGCTGAAGAGCGTCGAGGTGGCGCCGGGCGTCTACGGCGGCTCGGACCGCGACGAGTCCTTCACCATCGGGGACTCCAGGATCAGCACGGTGGACGCGGCCGCGCACACCATGACCGTGCAGAAGAACGGCCAGACGGTCGAGACCATCCCGATCAGCTCCGGCTCCAGCGAGCACCCGACCTACAACGGGACCATGGTGATCGAGGCTCGGGAGGACACCGCCCACATGACCTCTGCCTCGGTGCCCGGCCTCAAGCCCGGCGAGTACGACCTGCAGGTGCCGCACTCGCTGCGGCTGACCGACACCGGCACCTACGTGCACGGCAACAACTGGTCCTCGCACGACACCTTCGGCTCGGAGAACGTCAGCCACGGCTGCGTCGGCCTGGAGGACGCACCCGGCGACGCCGGCGGCACCGACACCCCCGCGGCCAAGTTCTACGCCACCGCACAGGTGGGAGATGTCGTGAAGGTCGTCAACTCCAAGGGCGCGACCGTGGCGGCCGACAACGGCCTGAGCGGCTGGAACATGCCCTGGAGCACCTGGTAG
- a CDS encoding ABC transporter ATP-binding protein, translating to MAENAAPPLPPPTAEPTRSTVRSLLRLRTYAHPIRWFLAGSVTAALLASGAVLLVPLVLGRIVDGPIAHHDLHRLWPLVALLLVLGLAEAGLFGLRRLLIARPLARVEAAMRDDLYAKLQRLPVSFHDRWPSGQLLSRATSDMYTLRLFLAFPLVFLIVNSLMFLSGSVLMLLLDWRLGLIALLPTVPLIMLCTHFEKGYSAASRTAQDQNGDLATVLEESVLGIRILKSFGRQRTMARHFRERADRLRDTELRKTWMLADLWALIVGLPELALGSALALGAVLVAHDELSAGTLVAFLSTALALRWPVESMGWLLAYSNEASTAADRFFDVMDTPEEPAPSTTPAAPNGDGIRFTDVRFRYPDAPADSPDLLRGIDLHIRRGETMALVGATGSGKTTLTTLLPRLYDATGGSITLDGQDIQHLPLPELRRRVAVAFEDPILFSASVRENVLMGAPGASAQALDRALATAQADFVHQLPQGVDTEVGEQGQSLSGGQRQRLALARAVVGDPDFLVLDDPLSALDVHTEALVEAALRQVLSGTTALVVAHRPSTVLLADRVAVLADGVVLAVGTHAELLESCPQYRELMSGAMEESVTR from the coding sequence ATGGCCGAGAACGCTGCACCCCCGCTTCCGCCGCCCACCGCCGAACCCACCAGGTCCACGGTGCGCTCGCTGCTCAGGCTCAGGACCTACGCCCACCCGATCCGGTGGTTCCTGGCCGGGTCGGTGACCGCTGCCCTGCTGGCCTCCGGGGCGGTGCTGCTGGTGCCGCTGGTGCTGGGCCGGATCGTGGACGGGCCGATCGCCCACCACGACCTGCACCGGCTCTGGCCGCTGGTGGCGCTGCTGCTGGTGCTGGGTCTGGCCGAGGCCGGCCTGTTCGGGCTGCGCCGGCTGCTGATCGCCCGTCCGCTGGCCCGGGTCGAGGCCGCGATGCGCGACGACCTGTACGCCAAGCTGCAACGGCTGCCGGTCTCCTTCCATGACCGCTGGCCGTCCGGACAGCTGCTCTCCCGGGCCACCTCGGACATGTACACCCTGCGGCTCTTCCTGGCCTTCCCGCTGGTCTTCCTGATCGTCAACTCCTTGATGTTCCTCTCCGGCAGCGTGCTGATGCTGCTGCTGGACTGGCGGCTCGGCCTGATCGCGCTGCTGCCCACGGTCCCGCTGATCATGCTCTGCACGCACTTCGAGAAGGGCTACTCGGCCGCCTCGCGCACCGCCCAGGACCAGAACGGCGACCTGGCCACGGTGCTGGAGGAGTCGGTGCTCGGCATCCGGATCCTCAAGTCCTTCGGCCGCCAGCGCACCATGGCCCGGCACTTCCGCGAACGGGCCGACCGGCTGCGCGACACCGAACTGCGCAAGACCTGGATGCTCGCCGACCTGTGGGCGCTGATCGTCGGCCTGCCCGAACTGGCGCTGGGCTCCGCACTGGCACTGGGCGCCGTCCTGGTCGCGCACGACGAGCTGAGCGCCGGCACCCTGGTGGCCTTCCTGTCCACCGCGCTGGCCCTGCGCTGGCCGGTCGAGTCGATGGGCTGGCTGCTCGCCTACAGCAACGAGGCGAGCACCGCCGCCGACCGCTTCTTCGACGTGATGGACACCCCGGAGGAGCCGGCCCCCAGCACCACCCCGGCCGCCCCGAACGGCGACGGCATCCGCTTCACCGACGTCCGGTTCCGCTACCCCGACGCCCCCGCGGACAGCCCCGACCTGCTGCGCGGCATCGACCTGCACATCCGGCGCGGCGAGACGATGGCCCTGGTCGGCGCGACCGGCAGCGGCAAGACCACGCTGACCACCCTGCTGCCCCGGCTGTACGACGCCACCGGCGGCTCCATCACGCTGGACGGCCAGGACATCCAGCACCTCCCGCTGCCCGAGCTGCGCCGCCGGGTCGCGGTGGCCTTCGAGGACCCGATCCTCTTCTCCGCCTCGGTGCGCGAGAACGTGCTGATGGGCGCCCCCGGCGCCTCGGCGCAGGCGCTGGACCGGGCGCTGGCCACCGCCCAGGCCGACTTCGTCCACCAGCTGCCGCAGGGCGTGGACACCGAGGTCGGCGAGCAGGGCCAGAGCCTGTCCGGCGGCCAGCGCCAGCGCCTGGCGCTGGCCCGCGCGGTGGTCGGCGACCCCGACTTCCTGGTCCTGGACGACCCGCTCTCGGCCCTGGACGTGCACACCGAGGCGCTGGTCGAGGCCGCGCTGCGCCAGGTGCTGAGCGGCACCACCGCCCTGGTGGTGGCCCACCGCCCGAGCACCGTGCTGCTCGCCGACCGGGTGGCGGTGCTGGCCGACGGCGTGGTGCTCGCGGTCGGCACCCACGCGGAACTGCTGGAGAGCTGCCCGCAGTACCGGGAACTGATGAGCGGTGCGATGGAAGAGAGTGTGACCCGATGA